A genomic stretch from Helianthus annuus cultivar XRQ/B chromosome 1, HanXRQr2.0-SUNRISE, whole genome shotgun sequence includes:
- the LOC110930427 gene encoding uncharacterized protein LOC110930427, producing MMFPELFSLESNKRCVVADRIINHGSGNILCWNWRSPSSDPGFVSSLQQLSSLVAEVQVSDAEDRWIWSPDPAGSFSVKSVKWCLFADVAPENRFIMEWCKWVPAKVNIHSWRMEMGKIATGVALKNWNVQLGEPLCPLCGSDDESVDHLFIACQVASVIWNSISSWCKIPNIFAFSIKDLLGIYKEIRASESKKEAVQGIILIACWSLWRARNNLVFSNIEIRIDRILSKVKALGFLSFSSRSRHKGIDWAAWSSFVNM from the exons ATGAT GTTCCCGGAATTGTTTAGTTTGGAGTCTAACAAAAGGTGTGTGGTTGCGGACCGAATAATTAATCATGGAAGTGGGAATATTCTGTGCTGGAATTGGAGGTCGCCGAGCTCTGATCCTGGTTTCGTTTCGAGTCTTCAGCAGCTCTCCTCCCTTGTTGCCGAAGTGCAGGTCTCGGACGCCGAAGACCGGTGGATCTGGTCCCCTGATCCAGCTGGTTCTTTCTCGGTCAAGAGTGTTAAGTGGTGCCTCTTTGCGGATGTTGCTCCGGAAAACAGGTTCATTATGGAATGGTGCAAGTGGGTCCCAGCTAAAGTCAACATTCACTCGTGGAGAATGGAAATGGGTAAGATTGCCACGGGTGTCGCTTTAAAGAACTGGAACGTCCAGCTTGGGGAGCCTTTATGCCCGTTGTGTGGTTCGGATGACGAATCGGTCGATCACCTTTTTATTGCTTGCCAGGTAGCGTCGGTGATATGGAATAGCATTAGCTCGTGGTGCAAGATCCCGAATATATTTGCTTTCTCTATTAAAGAccttcttggaatatataaggagaTTAGAGCATCGGAGTCAAAGAAAGAAGCGGTTCAAGGTATCATCTTGATTGCTTGTTGGTCTTTATGGCGTGCTAGGAATAACCTTGTGTTTTCGAACATAGAGATAAGAATTGATAGAATTTTGAGTAAAGTGAAGGCGTTGGGTTTTCTTTCGTTTTCAAGTAGATCTAGACATAAAGGGATTGATTGGGCTGCTTGGAGTTCCTTTGTAAATATGTAA
- the LOC110930419 gene encoding proteoglycan 4-like, translated as MALIIKHPHNYLCTLEKSSKNTDFHSIINALSSSKYRTLLTCNAPIYQDTLRDFWANAKLEIQDKKAWAILSQVGGILVPITPQTILEVFQMNDQAGKTSFPKDEYQIDLIERGYAGQWSKATMQKGEFPPPMKFLFYTLLTCVSNKTTAFNEIPLKIQYLGYAIMSKIDFNYSQEIFNDLAKNVKNIKEKNPQAFLLFPRFLSYYLQQKIPKENAQVLVQGAHFQINSLSAETFTRFIAKETKSSKTQTGESEQILDESTSAPQTSVGEPTALGEHSSTTTTVQPPPRTSKKTKKKSTKPTKPSKKGLLEDEIPELERSPPKASTPHDSSQKEHVVTIGTPQYEVLPSLESMLNSPSPWANSLSTPLSSSQLPPSLVPLFDAIELQTQNSPSQSHIKESITSTMAVFEPPQLVIPQTAKEATPHGFYEILTYSNAKATQKSEPEKKSSATTAETSVKEKEKGIDETLNIQADEEAANKKTVQNQNATKERIWKKEQKAMKYWEIKTKDLGTSNRKKSFKHNKPPLTTFSKPQLQKQTPKKQTTAGLKTTAGSKKTPTVTPKPTPPPQNQPAKKQKTKPSSPIPSNTATNVDNSTVNDYDIPAPTPISSSPFIQTNPEPFNPPSSPTSNPLVQPQTLEGQDPSRTIPLAVNYPLELHALKAEMRQFYTEDDPSKRTFPSLRGFRTPKNMDDYLKLKAK; from the exons ATGGCTCTCATCATCAAACACCCACACAACTACCTCTGTACACTTGAAAAATCAAGCAAAAATACAGATTTTCATTCCATTATCAACGCCCTCTCATCATCAAAGTACAGAACTTTGTTGACTTGCAATGCTCCCATTTACCAAGATACTCTACGAGATTTCTGGgcaaatgccaaacttgaaaTACAAGATAAAAAGGCTTGGGCAATCTTATCACAAGTAGGTGGAATTTTGGTCCCAATAACACCACAGACCATATTAGAAGTCTTTCAGATGAACGACCAAGCAGGTAAAACCTCTTTCCCTAAGGATGAGTATCAAATTGATTTGATCGAAAGAGGGTACGCAGGACAATGGTCAAAAGCTACTATGCAAAAGGGAGAATTTCCACCTCCCATGAAATTCCTGTTTTATACCCTTCTCACCTGTGTGtctaataaaacaactgcttttaatgaAATTCCTCTGAAAATCCAATACTTGGGGTATGCTATCATGTCTAAAATTGATTTCAATTACTCCCAAGAAATTTTTAATGATTTGGccaaaaatgtgaaaaatattaAAGAAAAGAATCCACAGGCTTTCTTAttgtttccaagatttttgagTTATTATTTGCAACAGAAAATCCCAAAAGAAAATGCACAAGTACTTGTACAAGGTGCTCattttcaaataaacagtctgtctgctgaaacttttactcgCTTCATAGCTAAAGAGACAAAAAGTTCAAAAACACAAACAGGGGAGTCTGAGCAAATTTTGGATGAGTCCACATCTGCTCCTCAGACTTCAGTTGGTGAGCCTACTGCTCTTGGTGAACACAGCAGCACAACCACTACTGTGCAACCCCCACCAAGAACctccaaaaagaccaaaaagaaatccACCAAGCCCACCAAACCCAGTAAAAAGGGccttctggaagatgagatcccagaa TTGGAAAGATCTCCACCCAAAGCCTCAACTCCTCAtgattcctcacaaaaggaacatgttgtaACCATAGGGACACCTCAATATGAAGTATTACCCTCACTTGAGAGTATGCTTAACAGCCCTTCTCCCtgggcaaattctctttcaacACCACTATCTTCATCTCAACTTCCACCATCCCTTGTACCTCTGTTTGATGCCATTGAGCTTCAGACTCAAAACAGCCCCTCTCAATCACACATTAAAGAGAGTATAACTTCAACAATGGCTGTGTTTGAACCACCTCAATTGGTTATCCCACAAACAGCTAAGGAGGCTACACCACATGGATTTTACGAAATCCTt ACCTACTCCAACGCAAAAGCCACTCAAAAGTCAGAGCCTGAAAAGAAGTCTTCTGCAACCACTGCTGAAACATctgtcaaagaaaaggaaaagggaattgatgaaaCCCTGAACATTCAAGCAGATGAAGAGGCTGCAAACAAAAAGACTGTCCAAAATCAGAATGCAACAAAAGAAAGGATTTGGAAGAAGGAACAAAAGGCAATGAAGTATTGGGAAATCAAAACAAAGGATCTTGGCACTTCCAACAGGAAGAAATCATTCAAACATAATAAACCACCACTTACCACATTTTCAAAACCACAATTACAAAAACAAACACCTAAAAAGCAAACCACAGCTGGTCTCAAAACCACTGCTGGTTCAAAAAAGACACCCACTGTTACACCtaaaccaacaccaccaccacaaaaccaacctgccaaaaagcagaaaacAAAACCATCCTCACCAATACCATCCAACACTGCAACAAATGTTGACAATTCAACA GTGAATGATTATGATATACCTGCACCTACTCCAATATCATCTTCACCATTCATTCAAACCAACCCTGAACCTTTTAATCCTCCATCATCACCAACATCCAATCCACTTGTTCAACCACAAACACTTGAAGGTCAAGATCCTTCAAGAACCATCCCATTGGCAGTAAATTATCCTCTGGAATTGCATGCATTGAAAGCTGaaatgaggcaattctatacagaggATGATCCATCTAAAAGAACTTTCCCATCTCTTCGTGGCTTCAGAACTCCAAAGAACATGGATGATTATCTGAAACTCAAAGCCAAgtaa